TGCTAATTCCCATCAACCTAATACAACTCGCTTTACTCGTAAATACTCAGATGATAATATAAGAAATTTTCAGTATGACCTTTACCAGGAAAAATGGAATAGTCgttataattttacaaatgttAATGATGCATACTCGTTTTTATAACTCGTTTTATCCAATTGTTTGATAATAACTTTCCTTTGCTCAAATCTAAACCTACCAAATGATGTTCAATAAACCATGGATATCAAAGTATTTATTCAGAtgcattaaaaagaaaaatcgttACTATAAacattttctccaaaataattcattagataatgaaaggaaatacaaaagatatagaaataaattgaatactATGTTAAAGCATGCaaaaaagacatatttttcTAATAAATAATAGCAATACAAAGACAATACAAAACAGACCTGGTCAGTCATAAACTCACTTTTAAACAAACCTAAAACGTCTTTGCCTGAATTCTTTTTAGTGGGATGGAAAAGGTTTGTGATCCACAACACATAGCGACTGAAtttaatcaacattttataAACTCCTCCAGACGGATAACCACATCTTTAATTAATTCTCCTAATGACACTTCTTATAAAGATTTTCTCATTGATCATATTGACAAAtcttttttcttaaatcttaTAACGGAAAATGAGGTCAttcaaatatataattcattaaGTAGTAGCAATTCCACTGGATTTGATAATCTTAGTactaatttattgaaaaaaaagttattttctaTATTGTACAGCCATTGGTATTCATATttaatctctctctctacaGGATCGGTCCCTGATAAGTTGAAAATAGCTAAGACATCTACAGTATTTAAAAAAGATGACCCtcataaatttgataattataggcctatatctattcTACCGTCTATTTCTAAGTTGCTTGAAAAGTGTATTTACAATAGactgtattcattttgtttaaacaataaaattctcACAGATTCACAATACgggtttagaaaaaaaatcattctactGCACACGCTTTGATAGAATTACAAGATAAAGTTTTGACATCTATTCATActaataaattttgcataagaATTTTCATGGACCTTTCTAAAGCTTTTGATGTTGTCGATCACAAAATACTTCTTTCCAAATTAGAACACTATGGGTTAGGGGCTTACCACTTTCTTGGTTCAAAGGTTATCTTTCTAATAGATCCCAATATGTTGTTTTTAATAACAGTTCATCAGACTTTTCCAGTATCACCCATGGTGTACTGCAAGGTTCTATTCTCGGCCCGCTATTGTTTCTAATTTACATCAACGATCTCATATATTCctcaaataaatttgaatacatTATGTATGCCGATGATACTACTTTAATATACAACCAAccttataatattaatatacaaaatgatatcaatGTTGAATTAGATAAAGTTACAAAATGGTTCAAATCAAACAGGTTGTTAATAAATCCTAGTAAAACTAATTATATTACCATTTTCCATAGGCAGTCTTGCATTTCTAATTCACTCAATAATTTGTTGCTTGAAATAGACAAAGTTCCAATTAAAAGTAAATAGTGTTAATTTTGTAGGTGTTTATATAGACTATAATATGCAATGGGACACTCATGTTCAAAAAGTCACCCAAAAAGTATCTCAATGTGTTGGTATCCTATATAGGTTAAAAGACTCCCTTCCAACTTCtgcattattactattatacaATTCTTTCATGTTGTGATATCTTAATTATTGTGTTGTTGTTTGGGGCAATTGCAGTCGAACGAAAttagaaaaattatttaaattgcagaaaaaagccCTTCGCATATGTATGGGATGTCATTATCAAGCCCATTCTGCCCCACTGTTTCGAAAAATAAAGTCTCTTAATATttatgatttgtattatttttctattgcattaattggtttcttttatttccagaaTAAACTACCTCTTAATATCCATAAAATGTTTACCCTTAATCACCGGATACATAATCACAATACTCGTTTTAAAGATTCATTCCACCTATGGCCAGTTAAAACTAATAACGTAATGAAATGTGTAAGACATAATTTCCCTGTAATTTGGAACTCCACCCCTAGAGATGTAATTTAAAGCAAGTCTGTTAGGTCATTCAAAAAAAGAACTGAAGCAGTTCCTATATCTTAAATATGtatagttatttttttcttgtagatTGACACCTTTTtaagttgttttttttctgtcttttttttatatatatcatGTTTAATTCTTTATCTTATTGTTTCTCTATACCATGTCATGTTATTAATGTTTTGGGAACTACGCTTACACAAGGCCACTTCGCTTTATTTATGCAGttccccatttcattttcatttttactctTGCTTGTAAATATATTGTTTATCATACCTtgctttataattgtttttatcgagaatgaaataaatgcaaattgaattgaataaatgcTTATCTTATCTTAGAAACAATAGAAATGTACCAACATTTCGAAAACACCTTCTTTTATCGTTCAGTGGAAACTTTTCTTTGTAGGTAACCATGGCAGCCAACTTTTTTATCATGCAGTATACTTTGTCCGACCTTTATAAAACACAAACAGACAAATGAACCTAGCTCatcttattcctaatttgttacgagccttcaaaatttgaaaatctatcaaatgtccGTCCTTGATGAACCGATCACGCTCTAATATAATCAGAATCACCTCCATGCACATAATGCAAGCAAAAgaaatttcattcaattaatTATCCGCCAATGTCATTTTTGTATCATATCCTGAGGGGTATTTGTCGTACAAACGAACATCAAAGCGGGCTTCACTCAGTTATTGTGAAGTATCTTAATAATCaagcagtcgtagattgataaagcgttGTGTTATGTAAAAgccaattattatcattacttttacACTGCATTTTAGCGGAAGTACATGCATTCAATACACTAAAAGCACTCACCTTCTGCAATTAGAAAGTTAATACTTTGAGAGTGCTGGAAGCATACAATTCTGGATTATTCTCTCTCAGAGCTAATTACAACCTTAAAGAGGGAAGTAtcgcttcctttttttttaatgattattttttttatttcattatttttcttgtttggtGTACTGCACGGCTAAGTGGTTGATTTCCCACAGAGCTCTGTTTTGTCTAACTTTTGCTTGTTCTAATCAATATCAGTTGCTTATTCTTCTcgaatgtacatgaaaattgtaTCTCTGTCGAGTTCTTCAAAAGTGTTCTTTCAACCTTTCTGTTCACCTGGTAATTTCTTTGTACACCTCGAGCTCTCTCGGCACTTCATAAGtcacatgtattatttttcattattattagtcTCAGGATTCTGTAACTGGTACTCTCTTGACGATACATATAATGATGACTTGTAGTTATTTCTTGTTCAAAAGCAGTGCTCTTCATGGGAAAAGAGAGTGATACAATACGTAAAGAAAATGAAGACTGTTTGATTATCATTTGTTGATATCTGTGTTCCGCAGGAGAAAATAGACGATCCCTATCATTGCCAATCTTTCATTGACatgtttatttttccaccaGGATATTACTTCTCTCAAAAGTTCAGAACAACAATGTATATCTTCATATTTCTACTAACTGTTTATGGAAGGGGCTGTAATTCACAATGTCAGGATCCATGTCACTGTGAGCAGCAGGGTGGGAATTTTAGAATGACATGTACAGATCGTTTTCTAGAAGATGTTCCAAAGGATCTCCCGTGTTATGTTGGTGTACTTAACTTGCGCAGGAACCTCATCACCGCGCTATACAGAGAATCATTCCCATGCCAATACAGGTTGAGGGAATTTCTTCTGTCCTATAACCATCTACACTACATCGAGAAGCAAGTCTTTGATGATGCAGGGGAACTTATGCTCATAGAACTTCACTCTAACTTCCTTCAGAGCATTCCATACCTTGGTTCATTACCCGTCATTCTACAAATATCTGTCATGCGGAACTCATTGGCAGAGTGGAATCATCAAACACTTCAGAATACATCACACCTTACAGAAGTTGAACTGGCATACAATAAACTCACAAATCTACCAAAAATTCCGTTCAAATTatccattttgaatttgaaggGAAATGCTATCAATGACCTTCACACAACGATGTTTGCATATCCTAATGCCATATCACATCTGAAcattaacaacaacaatattGAATACGTTGATAGATTACAAACGATGAAAAGCCTGAAGATACTTATGCTTGAATACAACTATATAAGACGCATCCGTGACAATGTGTTTTTTAGTGTCCCTTTCCTAGAAATAATTAAACTCCGCCACAATAATATTGTAGATGTCTCTTCCTTCTGTAATATGATGTACATCAGGCATATATTTTTGGAAGAAAACAATATAAGAGTTGTGAAAAGACCTGCCTTTACTAACATTCCGAACATAGATACAATCGATTTAAAGGGCAATGAGATTATTCAATTATCATACTCTTTCTTCAGTACACCACGAAGTCTTATTGTTCCGAAAAACAGCCTGTcaagatttgaattatttgaaGGAGGGAATTATACAAAGTTAGAAATTCTTAATGTTGATATGAATGACCTGCAAGATATTTACATCTCATCATTTCCTAACCTGGAATTTCTGTATGCTGCtttcaataaaataaaggaTGTTGACTTTGGCACTGAtggtcatcatcattaacaatacATTAATTTGGTTTCTAATCGAATTCAGAACATTAAAAAGTTTGTAAATTTGCCAAACCTAGAATGGCTAAAACTGTCTTCAAACTCTATCACATGTTTGGATGACAAAACCTTGATTCGCCTTCCTCAACTTCTTGGGCTCATTCTCGATAACAACAGAATATCAATATTATCGAACTTAACAGCTTTTCCTGAACTTATATATCTCCAATTATCAGAAAACATAATTCACACAATAGAAAACTCAACATTTGACTCTTCATCAAGACTAGTCAAATTAGACCTGGCCAAAAATGAAATCTCAGATCTTAGATTCCTTCGTTCCATTTATTCACTTAATGAGCTGAATATAAGCCATAACAGACTCAGAGCCATCAACTCCCAGGACTTCTTGACTCTAACCCATCTCAGATCCTTGGACTTgtcatttaatttattcatgGAGATTAATACACCCAACTTGCACTCCCTCCGAAGCATTGATATTAGTCACAACCTTTTATCTCATTTAAACTTGAATCACATCTTTGGTGACAGTACACTCATTTATGTCAATGCAGAGGGCAacagaatcactgatattatttcTACTTCAGCCCTTCATATAAACGTCAACAATAATGCCTTTGGAGCTTCAAATTCAAGTGAGCTATCAGGAACCAATATATTTGCATGCAACAACGACTTAACTGATTTCAAACACATTAACATTTCTCCCAATTTGGTGGGACTTTACCTGAATAAGAATCGTATCGTCTCAATACCCAATTTCACTTTCACATCAGCATCCTCACTAATTTTTCTAGATTTGAATGATAATGACATAGCTGATATATATCCTACAGCATTTTTTGgtttaagaaaaattatgtcaatGAAGCTGGAAAGGAATCGCATAACGCACCTTCGTTCTGGTCTTTTCTCAAACATTCTGGAattaaaatttatatatttaggTGAAAATCCTGTAACACGCATTTCGAATCACCTGTTTCCAGCAAATCAGGATATTGAGGGCATATCTTTTCCTGCTATACCATTTTCAAACACATCCTTCAGCATCTTCCAAGATATTAAAAATTTACGCTACTTGGAACTTAATGAAAATTTGGCTTTTCGTGCGCACTTTGTGAGAAACACAAGTATACAAATCATTTTGCAATTCTCAGATCTATGGTTTTTAAATCTCTCTTCTATTAACCTTGGGGACAGCTGCCAAATTGTGTTAATAAACAATGTGAACATTCTTGATTTGTCCAACAATGCCATGACTACCATCCCAAAATATTGTCTGCCAAGAAGCATCAAGGCATACAGTCTCTATCTGTctcaaaataaagtaaaaaagatCTTAAATGATTCATTTGACAAGCATCATCAATTCTGGTTTCTAGATTTAAGTTACAACCATATTCTGTTCTTCGaatttggctcattacggcatCAGACATACTTGACTGATCTTCGCCTCCAAGGCAACCAACTTACACAGATTGATTTCGGCTTACTGACCTTCCCTTTGAAAAGCATCCAAATTGAATTAGAAAATAAtccttggtcatgtgattgtgacctcatcaaatctattttggctctgaaacacacacacacacccataaaATGTGACAAACCTCTAGCTTATGCCAACTATTCAGTGGTCGACCTTGCTGCCAAGAACAACCTCACCTGCAGACCACCCCTGTGCTCTCGGCCCTACCAAACTCTTCTTTCATTTGTTGGTGACAAAATGGTTGAGTTACCTTGCCCAATAATAACATCAAATGACATTTACTGGTCAGTCACATTTCAAGGGGAACAACTAAACACTGTAAGAGACACCTTACCAGAAGCATTTTCTATACTTTCACATAATGCACTTCTTATCAGTGATGTTACTAAGGATATGATTGGTCTTTACACCTGTTGGAGTTGGAATAAAGGTGGGCATACAAAATTTACTATAGATCTACTTGTAGAGAAAATGGAAGAGAAGACTGTCGACGATAGTTCTAATACGAGTACTACAATATTAGCCAAAGAATGGATAGACACACTTCAATGTGGTACTACTAATACTTCATCTTCAAGAGCATGTAATGTTAGCAGTAAGTCAAATTATGTATTGTTTATATCGATGTTGGCATTCATTCACTGTATTTTACACACATAtgagtgaaatatgaaatttgtatTGAGTATCCCTTTGACTACTGCAAATTGTGTTATACCACAGGCATTGTACTTGGATAACTGGGTTCAAGGAGTCAACAAACACAGAATAAAAtagtttgtttattattacataTGCAATGTGATCTGTACATACtgctttctctttctttatcactgatgttaataaaaatattgtgagTGGTCTTTATACACATGAGAATGAAGCTGGgaaaaatgattattataaacctacatgtaccaggcgtgaaataattatttttttctcgggGGCTACTTTGTGCAGCCTTCTGACAAATTCTGCAACATTGAAAAAGTTTCAACATAGAAGtgaatcttgattttttttctggggctCTCTGTTCTGTTTCATCAAAACGGGATGGGCAGGAAATAAAATTCTGAACTGGTAATCATCTACATGTGCGATGTGAGGAggtatttattacaaaatatgaGCATATCATCTTAATATGCAGTTtgttaatacatacatgtactgtacatgtatgtacaatgatATGACAAAAGGCAAATAAAATGTCCAACTTGTTTTATTAGTTCtatgatatttcataaaatagtcCTGCTTGTAAGATCATTCACTCAAAAAATgtcactcatgaatattcaaaatatgaTGCATATGTAATCATTTCTAATGTATATTAATCAGACAAATAACAAGCCAATTTAATGGTCAATAACACATATCTTGTCtgcaatgttttgtaaatttgaaatttcCCCTGAGATTTCCCCCTGCTGCATGGCATGGTGTGGTTTTGATAAAAAGCTCCATTTTAAACTGCTCCTCGAATAGCtggtttcttcttcttcttcttcttcttctttccttggttggcaaccagtcaggactgactatttttgccacagcttttgttcattttcaacagcttgttatttttcttttcttttcttctgttttcttttctttttttgttatttttcttcttttttcttttttcctcttatttatttatttttttttctctttttttcctattctttttcttttctctttttttcttttcatttctttttttttcttttcttttgttctcttttttcttttcttgtttcattttttccagcattttttctcttttctttgatcatgtcaggtgtagtcttcataaatgccgatttttttttttctcaataaaaaatatttttaaatttgatttgctgattgacaaaaatgaatgaatatgactgacaatctaacatTGATTCTAGGGAgagtacctactgaacttcctttttccaaattggaaagatatatatcaccactttggaactattttttactggcggaagaattagggtcattttactctctcaagtgatgaatttgatcctgtcaggtgtagtcttcataaatatcgatttatctttaaaatgagccggtcgaggtacccttttctggtcagatatggaatgtcagacatatatcctatccactggtagtaaacattcaaccctcgaatttcctccttattttttttttatttttgtttaagtgCCACtctaacacacgagtctatgggaaattaattaggcctgtgatacctttAGACttaaaattcgtaccgtaatttgagtgaaacttagcTGGAATTTATCGGAAGaaaaattgaattcttgattatgattagcgttcgtgattctaatcatattctagtttggtttcacacgtgctaaaaattcgtcattagcattatttttcactggaattatcattcaaattacgattttggtactgtgtgaaagggcggtataTAGGGTCTTCTTTTATCAAAGTGcatggagacaatggcagatcgaatggggattcgaactcacaaccttgcgattatgaacCCAATGCCCTACCACTGGACAACACGACCCATATTAGTTGGCAATACTCATTTTGCCTAATATCCACTCTATAGGTTTAACACCGGTATTTCCTTTCTTCATTTGCCGTAGTGCACCGTAATCAGTTGACCAAGTGGAAATCGGACTACCAGGGGTGGTACACTGGAAAGCTGTTGTCGCCCGAGGttgtaaccttttttttataatttgtcaTTTCTCTCAGAGATGTGACTATTATTGTCataaatcggtattctgaagattgtttcttttctctctctgtcaAAACTCTGTATTAAATTAATTCATAACATATCGCCATTTCGTAAAATGTCAAGTAAGCTTACTCTGTTTCTTGGCTATTATGTTGTACTCAATTTCcttctgctttttttttataaaaccgTACGTTTAAATTTTTCGTCATCTCGAGACTCAATCCTGAATTTACAAGTATAAAACTAATACTTTACAACTAATACACAATGATATAAATTCATCTCTCGAtgagccaattttttttttccaaaataagcCTAGATATGAAGTTGTTGATAAACTGCTTTTCTACTTTCATTACATATATTGTCCAAATTTAACCTTCTCAGTCATTTTCTATACACTTTTTTAACGAAATGTGCAACTAGGcgaatattttctttcaatcttacacagtgtgagtaaaaaaaaaattgacacctcacaatcaaattcaaaatgtaagGATGGCGAGAAAGAGAaactcccaaataatttgatacctatGTGGTTTGTCttcacgcttggataatcagtaCTCAGTAGTTATTCTTTTATAGTGATGTAACTTTTGATTTGCGCCCAAGTGAGGCGTGAATGGCCATGCAGGTGTCGATGacataatcc
This is a stretch of genomic DNA from Lytechinus pictus isolate F3 Inbred unplaced genomic scaffold, Lp3.0 scaffold_19, whole genome shotgun sequence. It encodes these proteins:
- the LOC135157739 gene encoding chondroadherin-like, whose protein sequence is MEINTPNLHSLRSIDISHNLLSHLNLNHIFGDSTLIYVNAEGNRITDIISTSALHINVNNNAFGASNSSELSGTNIFACNNDLTDFKHINISPNLVGLYLNKNRIVSIPNFTFTSASSLIFLDLNDNDIADIYPTAFFGLRKIMSMKLERNRITHLRSGLFSNILELKFIYLGENPVTRISNHLFPANQDIEGISFPAIPFSNTSFSIFQDIKNLRYLELNENLAFRAHFVRNTSIQIILQFSDLWFLNLSSINLGDSCQIVLINNVNILDLSNNAMTTIPKYCLPRSIKAYSLYLSQNKVKKILNDSFDKHHQFWFLDLSYNHILFFEFGSLRHQTYLTDLRLQGNQLTQIDFGLLTFPLKSIQIELENNPWSCDCDLIKSILALKHTHTPIKCDKPLAYANYSVVDLAAKNNLTCRPPLCSRPYQTLLSFVGDKMVELPCPIITSNDIYWSVTFQGEQLNTVRDTLPEAFSILSHNALLISDVTKDMIGLYTCWSWNKGGHTKFTIDLLVEKMEEKTVDDSSNTSTTILAKEWIDTLQCGTTNTSSSRACNVSSKSNYVLFISMLAFIHCILHTYE